TGCAACGCCCAGCAATGAGGAGATGAACAAAGCCGCCGCCGAGACCTTCGCCGGCTAAGTCAGGGCTGAGGCGAGTCTCAGTCCGCGTACTTCACCGAACACCCATAAGGCCTTGTGTATGGCGTCGGAACGGGTTTGCCCGCCATCGACGCGCTCAGGGCCTCATTCAGGTAGTTCTTCGCGCCCTTGATATCCTCAACATCCGGCGTCGGCCGGTCGTCGATTGCGCCGTCATAGATAACCTTGCCCGCAGTATCGATCACCACCATCTGCGGCGTCGTCTTCGCGCTGTACAAGTGCCCAACCTTGCCATTCGAATCCATCAGCACAGCCGTCGGCGCCGCATGCATCTTGCTCAGGTAGCTGTTCTCTTCGGTTGCAGTCACATACCCCTGCTCACCCGGAGCGGAAGAAATCACCGTCAGCCACACCACGCCTTTCGCAGTCCATTCCTTCTGCAGCGATTGCATGTTACCGCTCACGTAGTGCTTCCGTGTGTATGGGCAACCCTGGTTATGCCACTCCAACACCACATATTTTCCGTGAAACTGATCCAGCGACTCACTCTTGCCATTTGAGTCGGTCGCCGTAAAGTCGGGCGCAGCCGCTCCCACCCGAAGATCTTGCGCAGTTGCAGGAAGAACAGCAACGCTGACCAGGAAAGATGCCAGCAAACAGGACAGTCGCGATAGCTGAGGATTCCAGACCATTTCGAACCTCCTTGTTTTTCGTTTGCAGTAAATTTCAACCAAATCTCAAGAAACTTGTCATCCCGAGAGAATTGTCATCCTGAACGAAGTGAAGGATCTGCTTTTTTCAGATCGTTCTAAAGATTTCCCGCCGACGCCGAAGTTGCAGCAGGCAGCTTGCTCAAAGCATCAATCACAATCCCCGGCGTCAGAGCCTCCGGCAAAAGCACCGGTGCGTCCCCTGACCCGGTCGCAGAATTGGACGAATAAAGCACATAAGCCGGTACGCCGCTGCGTCCCAAAGCGGTCAAAGCCTGCGAAATCGCATCATCCCGCTCCGTCCAATCCGCCTTCAGCAGCGCCACATTCGCCTTGCGGAAAGCCGCGTCAACCTCCGGCGTTCTCAGCGCAACCCGCTCATTCACCTGGCAGCTAAGGCACCAGCTCGCCGTAAAGTCCACAAAAACCGGCCGTCCCGCAGCCCGGTACTTATCCACAGCAGCCTGGGACCACGGCTCCCACCGGGCCCCGCCAACCCCGGAAGCTGACGTCGCAGCATTTCCCGCCACCACCGGAACAGCAAACACGTTCAACCCATAGACACAAACCGCAATAGTAAAAACGATTACCAGCCCAGCAGCCACGCTCGGAATACGCCGCGCAGGCCATCGCCCCATAATCCATCCCGCAATCGCCAGCAGCAGAAAGACTGTCAGCAGCACCGCCACCGATTCGGCCCCGCGCGTTTGCGCCAGCACCCACGCCAGCCAGATCACGGTGGCAAAAATCGGCACTGCCGTAGCCTGCTTCAGCACCTCCATCCACGCCCCGGGCCTCGGCAAAAGCTTCGTCCACGCCGGCTGAAAGGTCAGCAGCAGATACGGCGCAGCCAATCCCAGCGCCAGCGCCGTAAAGATCGCAAACGTCACCGCCGCACTCTGCGCCAGCGCAAACCCAACGGCCGCCCCCATAAACGGCGCAGTACACGGAGTAGCCACAATCACCGCCAGCACCCCGGTAAAGAAACTGCCCGCATACCCTTGCTTCGCGGCAAGCGAACCGCCCGCGCTCGTCAGCGTCAGCCCAATCTCAAACTGCCCCGCCAGGCTCAAGCCCAGAAAGAACAGCAGCCCGGCCATCAAGCCCAGAAAAATAGGCGACTGAAACTGGAATCCCCACCCCAGCGTAGCGCCCGCCGCCCGCAGCCCAAGCAGCGCGCCCACCAGTACCCAGAACGAAACCACAATCCCCGCCGTGTAAACCAGCCCATGCCCGCGCTGCTTATGCTGAGCCTCACCCGAAGCCTGCACCAGCGACAACCCCTTGATAAACAGCACCGGAAAGACACAAGGCATCAGGTTCAGAATCATCCCACCCAAAAACGCCAGCCCCGCAGCCCTGAAAGCATCCCCAGCCGTCGTCGGCGGCGCGGCAGCCGGAACAGAACCCGGAACCGCAGCAATCTCGTAAGCGCGCCCACCGGAAAGCTCCAGCACCCCACGCAACTGCGCCGGATTCGCCGTCATATTCGGATCTTTCTTAAGATCCAAAACCAACCCCGTCGCCATCGGGCTCACCGTCTGCGGAGTCGGATTGCTCAAAATATTCTGATCAGCCGGAAAGAACTGCGCCGAAGTCTCCCGCTGCCCAGCCAGGAACGCCAGCCGGAAGCCCGTCGCAGTCGGCTCAAAGACCGCCTTCGCCCCCTGCGGAGACGGCTCAGGAAGCCGCCCGAGCAACCGTTTGTAAATCTCAACATCCGGACCGGAAGCAGCCGTCTTACCTGCGTGGTCCCCAACCGTCGCAGCCACTTCCAGTTCAGCCTTACCCGGAATGCAAACCTCGCGGCAAACCAGCCAATCCACCTTCGCGTGCAACGGCGCAGGTCCGGGCTTAACCGTCTTCGCCACACTCAGCGTCAGCGGAAAGAGCACCTCATCTTCGTATCCGAAGTCCATCAGCGGCCCAAGCGGCAGCCGCTTCGGCGCAGGATATTGGAACTCCCCCGCAGTAATCCCGTCCGGTAGCGTCCACCGCACGTGCGGCGGCTCGCCCGAATCCCCGGCATTCTTCCAATAAACGTGCCAACCCGACTCCAGCTTGAAATAGAGGCCGATATCCGCCGGTTCCCCGGCGCTCAGTACCGTCTCAGGCACAACCAGTTGCACATGGAGATGTTTCGCATCCGCCGACGCAGATGCAGACATAGACGCGGCATACGCAGCCGCTCCCGAAACGAAGACGGCGAACAGCACGAGGAGGAAGCGGAAGCAACGCATCACGAAGTTATTCCCTCAGTTCGGGCACAGAAAACGCCTGAAACAGCAATCATCTGACGCGAAAAAAGTCAGAGAGGTTTCAGACCCGCGCCGCATGTTCCCGAAAAATGCACTCGTTCTGAATGCACTTCACGCAAGCAGCCTCAGCCCGCGCCACAGCCTCGTCATCCTGCACCCCATCCTGCAGCCAAAGATAAGGAATGTACAGCCGGATCACATCGTCCACGATTCCCGGTACAGCATCCGAAGCACGAAACACATCCACTAGATCGATCTTGCCACCCTCGACCGCAAGTGCCGTCTGCGCGTCTTCGAGCGCCGGATACGAAGTCAGAGTCTCGCCATTCACCACCACTTCGCTCAGCACCGGATTCACCGCGACCACCCGATAACCATGCCTCGCCAGATAGTTAGCGATGTTGTAGCTCGCCCGCTCCGGCTTGTTGCTGATGCCTACCACAGCAATCGTCTTCGCCGTCTGCAGCATCTCGTCAATCAGGCTCTTGCGTTCCAAAGTATCCTGCATCCCAACCTCATTCCGAAGAATTGTCATCCTGAGCAAAGCGAAGGATCTGCTTCAGCTTTCGCGGCCGCGCCCATCCGGCCAGGACCCTTATACATCCAGATCGTCGTCCCCACTACCAGATGCAACCGCCGTACCCCGGCGCTTCATTAAAAGAAAACCCCGCAGGAACGGCTCAAGATACCCATCCAGCACCTTATCCACATCGCCCACCTCAACCTTCGTGCGATGATCCTTCGCAATCCGGTAAGGCTGCAAAACATAAGACCGAATCTGCGAACCAAAATTGATCTCCAGCTTCGCGTCCTCAATGTCCTTCGTAATGGCTTTCTTCTTCGCCAACTCGTACTCATACAAACGCGAACGCAGCATCTTCATCGCCTTGTCGCGATTCTTGATCTGAGAGCGCTCATTCTGGCAAGTCACCACAATCCCCGTCGGCAAATGCGTCATGCGCACCGCCGAATCAGTCGTATTCACGTGCTGCCCGCCCTTGCCACCCGAGCGATACGTATCAATCCGCAAATCCTCCGCGCGAATGTTGACCTCAATTGAGTCGTCAATCTCCGGCGAAACATAAACGCTCGCAAACGAAGTATGCCGCCGCTTCGCCGAATCAAACGGCGAAATCCGCACTAGCCGATGCACCCCCGACTCGCCCGCCAGCAAACCAAACGCATTGTCCCCAAGGATCGTGAACGTAGCCGACTTGATGCCCGCCTCGTCTCCATCCTGGTAGTCGTTCATCTCCGTCTTGTAGCCGTTCTGCTCAGCCCAGCGCAGATACATGCGCATCAGCATCTCGGCCCAATCCTGGCTCTCCGTTCCACCGGCTCCCGGATGTACGGTCACAATCGCATTCAGCGGATCGGTCTCGCCCGAAAGCATTGTCTTGGCTTCAAGCGCATCGCAGAACTCGCGCAGCGAATTCATCTCGCGCTCCAGATCTGGCAACACTTCCTCTGCGCCTTCCTTGGCCAGCTCAAAATACGCTTCAATATCCCCTAGACGGCGAACAAGCTGCTCGTCCTCAGCAATCAACTGCTCCAGCCTCTTGCGCTCGCGCATGATCGGCTGACTCGCAGCAGGATTCGACCACATCGCCGGGTCGGCAAGCTTTGCTTCGGCTGTAGCTAGTTCGCGTTGCAGGCGGGCAGGGTCAAAGATACTCCCGCAGGTCGCGGACAGTATCGCGGAGGGGAGCGAAAGCAAATTCCAGATCGTTTACAGATGGCATTTTCGCTTCATGACCTGACTTGAATGGATTTACGGGCACATTACTCCGGTATGGCAGATATCTCTCGGGACCGTTCCCCAGGGATCGTTCTTCCCGGCCAAACCAGCAGCACCAAGCCCAGCAGTGCCAAGCTAAGTATGGCACAAAGCGCAGGCAGCCAGTCCCCGTGGACCGTATAGAACGTTAACTCCGAGTTGTAGCCGTATTCGGCAGACAACGCACCCACCCTGTGCCGCGGAATACTCTGCCGCACCGTCCCATACGGATCGATCGCAGATGTCACGCCGTTGTTCGTATCACGCAGAATCCAGCGGCGGTTCTCAATCGCCCGCATCCGAGCCATATTCAGGTGCTGCCACGGAGCGCTCGTATCGCCATACCACCCGTCATCCGAGATATTCACCAGCACCTCGGCCCCATTGCGCGCAAACTGGCGAACCTCGTCCCCAAAAACCGCCTCATAGCAAATAAATATGCCGTACGGGTGTCCGCCAATCGCGAAAGTCTTGCGATCCGCGCCATCTCCCATATCCGACAAGTTCTCCGTAAGCTGGTGCGCAAAAAACAACAGCTTCCGAAACGGAATGTACTCCCCAAACGGCACCAGATGAATCTTGTCGTACCGGCCCACAAAGCGCCCATCCGGCGCAATCACCGAAGCCGAGTTATAGAAGTGATACCGGTGCGCGGTATCCAGATCCATCCCAATATCACCCACAATCATCGGCGCTTTGTCAGCCTTGGCGATGCCAGCCATCGCCGCTCGAAACCGCGGGTCCGAGTCACGAAACGGCGCCGGAGACTCCGGCCACACCACTAAAGCCGCTGGCACTGAATCCATACCGCATTCCGTCTCTCCCTGAGTCACCCCCATCTCCGGAATTCCCGCAATGTACCCCCGATTGCAGACCTCCTGGGCAAACCGCCCAAATTGAGCAATCTGCCGGTCCCACTCCGGCCCCGCCCAGACATCGTCCTTGTCCACATCCAGATTCGGCTGTACGAGCACAGCAGTCGCCGCCGTCGGCATTCTTGGCTGCCGGATCACAAACCCCGCGCACCCCGCAAAGGCAATCGCCAAACCCAGTCCGCCGCAGAACCGCGCTCCGGAAAAATACGCGCCACGCCGCTTCTCACCCGTGCTTCCGGACGCCAACGCCACAGCCAACAGCGCATTCACGCTGGCCAACAGAAAGCTGATGCCATAAACCCCAGTCCACGGAGCCAGCCTCGTCAACAGCCCGTTATCCACTTGCGAATACCCAAGCTGATCCCACGGAAACTCCGGAATCCGCGCAATCGCAAACTCCATGGCCGTCCAGAGCAACGGAATCGCTGCAAAAGCCACCCACGCAAATTTCCGGCCAAAGGTACCCCGCCGGATCAGCGCCAGCGCCAGTCCAAAAACGCCAAACCAGAAACCCAGGTACAGGCTGAAGAGCACCAGGCACACCACTGCCATGGCCCGGCTCATATTGCCGTAGCTGTACATCGTGTTGTACACCCAGTAGCAGTTCGCCCCAAACCAAACCGCCCCCGTCCACCAACCTGCCAGAAACGACCACCCAAGCTGCCAGCGAACTCCGTTGCCGGGGAAATCCACCTGAATCCGCAGCAACCCGGCCAGCA
The sequence above is a segment of the Acidicapsa acidisoli genome. Coding sequences within it:
- a CDS encoding redoxin domain-containing protein; the protein is MVWNPQLSRLSCLLASFLVSVAVLPATAQDLRVGAAAPDFTATDSNGKSESLDQFHGKYVVLEWHNQGCPYTRKHYVSGNMQSLQKEWTAKGVVWLTVISSAPGEQGYVTATEENSYLSKMHAAPTAVLMDSNGKVGHLYSAKTTPQMVVIDTAGKVIYDGAIDDRPTPDVEDIKGAKNYLNEALSASMAGKPVPTPYTRPYGCSVKYAD
- a CDS encoding protein-disulfide reductase DsbD family protein; this translates as MRCFRFLLVLFAVFVSGAAAYAASMSASASADAKHLHVQLVVPETVLSAGEPADIGLYFKLESGWHVYWKNAGDSGEPPHVRWTLPDGITAGEFQYPAPKRLPLGPLMDFGYEDEVLFPLTLSVAKTVKPGPAPLHAKVDWLVCREVCIPGKAELEVAATVGDHAGKTAASGPDVEIYKRLLGRLPEPSPQGAKAVFEPTATGFRLAFLAGQRETSAQFFPADQNILSNPTPQTVSPMATGLVLDLKKDPNMTANPAQLRGVLELSGGRAYEIAAVPGSVPAAAPPTTAGDAFRAAGLAFLGGMILNLMPCVFPVLFIKGLSLVQASGEAQHKQRGHGLVYTAGIVVSFWVLVGALLGLRAAGATLGWGFQFQSPIFLGLMAGLLFFLGLSLAGQFEIGLTLTSAGGSLAAKQGYAGSFFTGVLAVIVATPCTAPFMGAAVGFALAQSAAVTFAIFTALALGLAAPYLLLTFQPAWTKLLPRPGAWMEVLKQATAVPIFATVIWLAWVLAQTRGAESVAVLLTVFLLLAIAGWIMGRWPARRIPSVAAGLVIVFTIAVCVYGLNVFAVPVVAGNAATSASGVGGARWEPWSQAAVDKYRAAGRPVFVDFTASWCLSCQVNERVALRTPEVDAAFRKANVALLKADWTERDDAISQALTALGRSGVPAYVLYSSNSATGSGDAPVLLPEALTPGIVIDALSKLPAATSASAGNL
- a CDS encoding CoA-binding protein; this translates as MQDTLERKSLIDEMLQTAKTIAVVGISNKPERASYNIANYLARHGYRVVAVNPVLSEVVVNGETLTSYPALEDAQTALAVEGGKIDLVDVFRASDAVPGIVDDVIRLYIPYLWLQDGVQDDEAVARAEAACVKCIQNECIFREHAARV
- the prfB gene encoding peptide chain release factor 2 (programmed frameshift); its protein translation is MPSVNDLEFAFAPLRDTVRDLREYFDPARLQRELATAEAKLADPAMWSNPAASQPIMRERKRLEQLIAEDEQLVRRLGDIEAYFELAKEGAEEVLPDLEREMNSLREFCDALEAKTMLSGETDPLNAIVTVHPGAGGTESQDWAEMLMRMYLRWAEQNGYKTEMNDYQDGDEAGIKSATFTILGDNAFGLLAGESGVHRLVRISPFDSAKRRHTSFASVYVSPEIDDSIEVNIRAEDLRIDTYRSGGKGGQHVNTTDSAVRMTHLPTGIVVTCQNERSQIKNRDKAMKMLRSRLYEYELAKKKAITKDIEDAKLEINFGSQIRSYVLQPYRIAKDHRTKVEVGDVDKVLDGYLEPFLRGFLLMKRRGTAVASGSGDDDLDV
- the lnt gene encoding apolipoprotein N-acyltransferase; this translates as MSAILLDLPFPLAGPLPIWRTVFAWFALAPLLAGLLRIQVDFPGNGVRWQLGWSFLAGWWTGAVWFGANCYWVYNTMYSYGNMSRAMAVVCLVLFSLYLGFWFGVFGLALALIRRGTFGRKFAWVAFAAIPLLWTAMEFAIARIPEFPWDQLGYSQVDNGLLTRLAPWTGVYGISFLLASVNALLAVALASGSTGEKRRGAYFSGARFCGGLGLAIAFAGCAGFVIRQPRMPTAATAVLVQPNLDVDKDDVWAGPEWDRQIAQFGRFAQEVCNRGYIAGIPEMGVTQGETECGMDSVPAALVVWPESPAPFRDSDPRFRAAMAGIAKADKAPMIVGDIGMDLDTAHRYHFYNSASVIAPDGRFVGRYDKIHLVPFGEYIPFRKLLFFAHQLTENLSDMGDGADRKTFAIGGHPYGIFICYEAVFGDEVRQFARNGAEVLVNISDDGWYGDTSAPWQHLNMARMRAIENRRWILRDTNNGVTSAIDPYGTVRQSIPRHRVGALSAEYGYNSELTFYTVHGDWLPALCAILSLALLGLVLLVWPGRTIPGERSREISAIPE